A section of the Phoenix dactylifera cultivar Barhee BC4 unplaced genomic scaffold, palm_55x_up_171113_PBpolish2nd_filt_p 000153F, whole genome shotgun sequence genome encodes:
- the LOC103696979 gene encoding RING-H2 finger protein ATL52 — MALYRRILSPDGEVVVFWAEYNSSWCDPLSSNTSCNATYPPSSDIVPINVANRDRHLPNVVILAISVIAAVFFLSVTCYACAVFRRRRRQRHPLLPHAPASVPAGAADATASPRSDEDGASEDGEWLHAVWYIRTVGLDESTIRSIAVAEYKVGGAILGASDCSVCLGEFQDGELVRLLPKCGHAFHVPCIDTWLRAHVNCPLCRACIVDPAAALVGAAPPPPATVTAATISVEGSSSSAPVDNPDTGIQAPESDPRVQDREEEDRGMESGIGILINQVPESSEIRVPSDLEEGGFQPVRRSVSMDSLFLGTLPITMEREEISGEEGQDPNFGGEQRLKNKGKQGNSSKRSSLQKGHFEIERSLSSGRWFFSRYGRVARNSILPL, encoded by the coding sequence ATGGCGCTCTATCGTCGGATCCTCTCCCCCGACGGCGAGGTCGTCGTCTTCTGGGCCGAGTATAACTCCTCCTGGTGCGACCCTTTGTCATCCAACACCTCCTGCAACGCCACCTACCCGCCGTCCAGCGACATCGTCCCCATAAATGTCGCCAACCGCGACCGCCACCTCCCCAACGTCGTCATCCTTGCCATCTCCGTCATCGCCGcagtcttcttcctctccgTCACCTGCTACGCCTGCGCCGTCTTCCGCCGCCGTCGGCGCCAGCGCCACCCCCTTCTCCCCCATGCCCCAGCCTCCGTCCCCGCCGGCGCCGCCGACGCCACTGCCTCCCCCCGGTCCGACGAGGACGGGGCCTCCGAGGACGGGGAGTGGCTGCACGCTGTGTGGTACATCCGGACCGTCGGGCTTGATGAGTCAACGATAAGGTCCATCGCCGTCGCCGAGTACAAGGTCGGCGGCGCGATCCTCGGCGCCTCCGACTGCTCGGTGTGCCTCGGGGAGTTCCAGGACGGAGAGCTCGTCCGGTTACTCCCCAAGTGCGGCCACGCTTTCCACGTCCCCTGCATCGATACCTGGCTCCGGGCCCACGTCAACTGCCCCCTTTGCCGGGCCTGCATCGTCGATCCGGCCGCCGCGCTCGTCGGCgccgctcctcctcctcctgccacGGTCACTGCCGCTACTATCTCGGTCGAGGGCTCGAGTTCCTCGGCTCCTGTGGACAATCCCGACACTGGAATCCAAGCACCGGAGAGCGATCCCAGGGTGCAAGACAGGGAAGAGGAGGATCGAGGGATGGAGAGTGGAATTGGAATTTTGATTAACCAGGTGCCGGAAAGCTCTGAGATTAGGGTGCCAAGCGATTTGGAGGAAGGTGGGTTTCAGCCAGTTCGCCGGTCGGTTTCGATGGACTCGctattcttgggtactcttcCCATCACAATGGAGCGGGAAGAGATTTCCGGGGAGGAGGGACAAGATCCCAATTTTGGTGGAGAGCAAAGACTAAAGAACAAGGGAAAGCAGGGGAATTCTTCTAAAAGGTCTTCATTGCAGAAGGGCCATTTCGAGATAGAAAGATCTCTGTCGAGTGGCAGGTGGTTCTTCTCAAGATATGGACGGGTGGCGAGGAACTCAATTCTCCCTTTGTGA